The segment ATAGGCACTCTGTTTTCGTGGAAAATGTTTCTGCTGATTCTGACCGTGGTTCTCTCAGTCAAATATTACAGACCGTTCTGCAAATACGTATGTCCTCTCGGGGCGATTTACGGACTGTTTAACCCGGTGGCCCTGTACCGGCTTCAGGTGGACGAAAATAAGTGCATCGGCTGCAAGTCCTGCCAGAGGGCCTGCAAAATGGATATTAAGGTCTGGGAAAAGCCCAACAGCGCGGAATGCATACGCTGCGGCGACTGCAGGACAGCATGTCCCACAGGGGCGCTCACTTCCGGCTTTCGCCTGCACGGGCAGGAGGAGAAGGAGAGACGGGCAGCAGGGCAGGAAAAAAACGAGAGAGGAGCAGTCTAATCGATTTATGGAAGCAGAGCGCGCTGAAAAGCTGCTGAGAAAATATTCCGCTGCCTGTCAGAAAGCCGGGTGGGAAGACAGCAGGCGAATGCGGAAATAGAAAAAGTCAGAAACAGGAGGACGTTTTGTGCCGGTGAAAGCCACAAAACGTCCTCCTGTTTCCTTTTTAATCTTTTCTTCTCAATCGTTTCTTTTAACCTTTTTCTCTCAGCCTTTAATTTCCGCACTCAATGCTGATTTCATTGAACTTTTCGAGAATATCCTCTACCTTCACGGCGGATTTTTCCGCGGCATTTTTGTCCATGACTGCCTGACCCTGGTGCATCATGAGAAGGCGGCTGCCGTACTCGACCGCATATCTGAGATTGTGGGTGACCATGATTGTAGTCAGCTTTTTCTCCTTCACAATCTTGTCAGTCAGCTCCATAATAATTTCTGCCGTCTTCGGATCGAGAGCTGCTGTGTGTTCGTCGAGAATCAGAAATTCGATGGGAGTCATCGTCGACATGAGAAGAGCCATAGCCTGCCTCTGGCCTCCGGAGAGGACGCCGGCCTTCACATCCAGCTTATCCTCAAGTCCCAGCCCCAGGAGCTTCAGATTTTCCCGGTAAAAGTCAATCCGCTTCCGGTTTGTTCCCCAGCGCAGGTTAAAGGGCTTTCCCTTTGTGTCTGCCAGAGACATATTTTCAAGGATTGTCATGTTAGGGCAGGTTCCCATAGAAGGGTTCTGAAAGACCCGGCCGATGACCCTCTGCCGTTTGTATTCCGGCATTTTTGAAATGTCGGTTCCGTTGATGAGGATGCTTCCCGCATCTACGGGGATGCTTCCGCAGATGATGTTCAGGAGAGAGGTCTTGCCGGAGCCGTTGCTGCCCACTACAGAGACGAACTCACCCTGGCGGACAGTCAGACTGAAATCCTCAAACAGGCACATCTCATTGACGGTTCCCTGATTGTAAAATTTTCTGATATGTTTGATTTCCAGCATTTATCTCACCTTCTTTCTCGCGGAGCGATCACTTAACACAAGGATGATCAGGAACATGGCGGCGATGACGAACTTGTTGTTTGAAGTGTTGATGCCGAAGTTCTGTGCCACATTCATGGCCAGGGAGGTACAGGCCTTGTAGAGAATGGAGCCGAGGATGACTGCGGTGGTAGTTCTCAGGAATCCCAGCTTTGCAAAGAGCTTTGTTCCGATAATCACGCTTGCAAGGCCTGTGACAATGGTTCCTGTCCCGACGCTGATCTCGAAAAAGCCCTGCTGCTGGCAGAATACGCAGCCTGCCAGAGCAGCCAGCCCGTTGGCCAGGGCCAGTCCGATAATTTTTACGGTGCCTTTATCTTTGGCCAGAGCCGTCACAAGGGTTTCATTGTCGCCGGCGGCCCGCAGAAGCAGGCCGGAGCGCGTCTTCAGATACAGATCTAAAAGGAGCTTTACGATCAGTACAATCACAAGCAGGATGGCCGCTACCGTAATGTCAAAGGTGCGGTTGGACAGGGCGGAGGTCATCTCGTTCTCAAAGATGGTTTCCTGACTGTAGATAGGGAGGTTTGCCTTGTTCCCCGCCACGATCAGGTTGATGGAGTACAGACCGGTCATGACAATGATTCCGGACAGCAGATCCCTGACTTTGAGCTTCACATGGATCAGGCCTGTCACTGTCCCGGCCAGAGCTCCCGCGAGAAAAGCCAAAGGAAGAGTGAGCCAGGCGGGAACTCCTGCTATGATGGCGGCAGCTGTCACAGCTGCGCCGAAGGGAAAGGTGCTGTCAACGGACAGATCCGGAAAGTCCAGGATGCTGTAGGTGATATATACGCCAAGAGCCATCAGCGAGTAGATGAGACCCTGGATGAGGATGGAAAGAAAAATGGTCATGTGTGTTACCTCATTTCTGCTACTGTGCAATCTCGTCAAACATTTCTGCTACTGTGCAATCTCGTCAAACATTTCTGCCGCACTGTCTGTCAGCTCTTCTGGAAGGGTGATGCCCAGATTCTCAGCGACTGCAGTGTTACCGTAGAAGGATGCGCCCTCTATAAGCTCGTAAGGCATTTCGCTTGCTTTGGTCTCGCCCTTTAAAACCTTTGCAGCCATGCGTCCGGTCTGCTCTCCCAGAGCCACATAGTCAAGTCCCATGGCAGCCAGACAGCCCTTTTTAACCTGCTCAATCTCGCTTCCGAATACGGGGATGCCATTTTTATTGGCAGCGTCCAGGACAACCGGAAGGGAGCTTACCACATTGTTGTCAGTCAGATTGCTGATGCAGTCCACCTTTGCAGCCAGCTGTTCTGCAGCCAGCGGGATGTCTGCCACTGTGGAAATGCCGCTTTCCACAATCTCAAGGCCGTATTCCGGAGCAGCCTGTTTGTATTCCTCGATGGCGGCCTGGGAGTTGACCTCATTGGTGCTGTAGAGGATTCCCACGGTCTTTGCCTCCGGAAGAAGCTTACGGATCATGGAGAGCTGCTCGGAAACGGGGAGCTTGTCGCTGGTTCCGGTGATCTCACCTACCGGCATCTGATCCTCCGTGGCAAG is part of the Clostridium sp. M62/1 genome and harbors:
- a CDS encoding ABC transporter ATP-binding protein, with the protein product MLEIKHIRKFYNQGTVNEMCLFEDFSLTVRQGEFVSVVGSNGSGKTSLLNIICGSIPVDAGSILINGTDISKMPEYKRQRVIGRVFQNPSMGTCPNMTILENMSLADTKGKPFNLRWGTNRKRIDFYRENLKLLGLGLEDKLDVKAGVLSGGQRQAMALLMSTMTPIEFLILDEHTAALDPKTAEIIMELTDKIVKEKKLTTIMVTHNLRYAVEYGSRLLMMHQGQAVMDKNAAEKSAVKVEDILEKFNEISIECGN
- a CDS encoding ABC transporter permease translates to MTIFLSILIQGLIYSLMALGVYITYSILDFPDLSVDSTFPFGAAVTAAAIIAGVPAWLTLPLAFLAGALAGTVTGLIHVKLKVRDLLSGIIVMTGLYSINLIVAGNKANLPIYSQETIFENEMTSALSNRTFDITVAAILLVIVLIVKLLLDLYLKTRSGLLLRAAGDNETLVTALAKDKGTVKIIGLALANGLAALAGCVFCQQQGFFEISVGTGTIVTGLASVIIGTKLFAKLGFLRTTTAVILGSILYKACTSLAMNVAQNFGINTSNNKFVIAAMFLIILVLSDRSARKKVR
- a CDS encoding ABC transporter substrate-binding protein; the protein is MRKRTIAALLISAMTAAVLSGCSGSDSGTANPGESKTAETAAAETDTAGTKAAEEAGNTAPLADGEYTIGIAQYAVHGSLDNCREGFLKGLADEGFVENENLKIIYENANGDGSLSGQIITNFVSNDVDLICAIATPIAQSAYGVTKRTDIPVVYTAVTDPVLAELATEDQMPVGEITGTSDKLPVSEQLSMIRKLLPEAKTVGILYSTNEVNSQAAIEEYKQAAPEYGLEIVESGISTVADIPLAAEQLAAKVDCISNLTDNNVVSSLPVVLDAANKNGIPVFGSEIEQVKKGCLAAMGLDYVALGEQTGRMAAKVLKGETKASEMPYELIEGASFYGNTAVAENLGITLPEELTDSAAEMFDEIAQ